The stretch of DNA CTTCTTCATCCGGTTCGCCTTCACCGCCGAATCCCTGAGCGCGTTGCGGGCCCGGATGACGAGCCTCCTGGCCGAGATCGACGGCTACCGGGTCGGCTGAGCACGAGCTCCCCCCCCGGAGCGGGGCCGGCCTCGGCATGCGAGGCCGGCCCGGACCAAGCCACCGTCACCTCACCGCGGGCGGCCCCGGCACCGGGGAGCACGCCCGCGAGAATTGCGAGCCCATCATGTCGCCCACCCCCGAGAAGAACCCCTTCGTGGCGGTCGCGCGTGACAAGGCCATGCGCGCCCCGCTGCTCTGGAGCGTGCTCGGCCGGCTCCCGCTCTACCTGATGACCGTCTCCATCGTGGTCTTCTCCACCTCCCGGGGCCTCAGCTACTTCCAGGCCGGTCTGCTGCTCTCCGCCTACAGCGTGGGCGCGGCCCTGCTGGCGCCGTTCGTCGCCCGGTTAGTGGATCGGTACGGGCAGCCGCCGGTGCTGCTGATCACCGGGGTGGTCAACCCGCTGGCGCTGCTCGGCTTCGTGCTCGCCGACCCGAAGGCCCTGGCCCTGCAGCTGGCCTGCATGGTGGTGGTCGGCGCGGCGATCCCGCCGATCAGCGGCTGCATCCGCTCGCTCTGGAACGCCTCGGGCAGCATCGAGCGGGCCGGCCTCTCGCTGGAGGCGGTGCTCGGCGAGGCCTTCACCATCGGCGGGCCGCTGCTGTTCAGCCTGGTGCTGATCTGGGGCAGCGCGGGCTCGGCCCTGGTGGTCTGTGCCCTGCTCACCGGCGCGGGGGCGCTCGGCTTCGCGCTGACCCGGGCCTCCCGGGGCCGCAAGGTGACCACCATCACCGGCAAGCGCGACCCGCTGGGCGCCCTCCGCTCCAAGCCGCTGGTCCGGCTGCTGGTGCTGCTGCTCGCCGCCGGTGTCTCCACCGGCGCCTACAGCGTCTCGATGCCGGCCTTCATCGAGGCCCACGGCTCCGCCGACCACGTCGGCCTGGTCTTCGGCATGTGGGGCGTCGGCGGCATCCTGGGCGGGCTCTGGTACGGCAGCCGTACCTTCCGCCGGCCCACCGAGACGGTCTTCGCCTGGGCCCTGCTCGTTCTCGGGGTGGCCTCGGCCCTGGTGCTG from Kitasatospora sp. MMS16-BH015 encodes:
- a CDS encoding MFS transporter, whose protein sequence is MSPTPEKNPFVAVARDKAMRAPLLWSVLGRLPLYLMTVSIVVFSTSRGLSYFQAGLLLSAYSVGAALLAPFVARLVDRYGQPPVLLITGVVNPLALLGFVLADPKALALQLACMVVVGAAIPPISGCIRSLWNASGSIERAGLSLEAVLGEAFTIGGPLLFSLVLIWGSAGSALVVCALLTGAGALGFALTRASRGRKVTTITGKRDPLGALRSKPLVRLLVLLLAAGVSTGAYSVSMPAFIEAHGSADHVGLVFGMWGVGGILGGLWYGSRTFRRPTETVFAWALLVLGVASALVLVAWDNWSMSVALVVLGVIEAPVTALAYELISRTAREGYITEAHTWAITINVAGSAIGSQLGGLALGAYGTWAPFLGVVAGMLVAAALAFGARRLFAEAAEADAAPLAVPAG